In one Pseudomonas purpurea genomic region, the following are encoded:
- the zapE gene encoding cell division protein ZapE, with product MTFDSPLSAYHHAIEQKGFVPDAAQEHAVQALQQCHAALHQGRTPVMGVYLWGPVGRGKTWLMDQFHQTLRVPARRQHFHHFMGWVHQRSFQLSGIADPLKALARELSEDVRVLCFDELFVNDIGDAIILGRLFQVMFEHGVVVVSTSNQPPEQLYADGFNRDRFLPAIAAIQSHMRVMPVDGGEDHRLHPGAGFQRYWVSTPGQPSALEPVFRQLTEGQAVSRAPVSVGYRSVVAVQSGDTVLWCRYADLCEQPFAAMDFMAICDRFTAILLSEVPNLSAHQRPGRIARGTEDSAERVVAGDRELPQLSVHDDSVRRFIALVDECYDRKVPLYLEAQVPMEALYTEGYLEFPFRRTLSRLREMQLQRFAESFSPQEV from the coding sequence ATGACCTTCGACTCGCCCCTCAGCGCCTATCACCATGCCATTGAGCAAAAGGGTTTTGTCCCGGACGCGGCTCAGGAGCACGCCGTTCAGGCGCTCCAGCAGTGCCATGCAGCCTTGCATCAGGGGCGAACGCCGGTGATGGGCGTGTACCTGTGGGGGCCGGTCGGGCGTGGCAAGACCTGGTTGATGGACCAATTCCACCAAACCCTGCGGGTCCCGGCCCGGCGACAGCACTTTCACCATTTCATGGGGTGGGTCCACCAGCGTTCGTTCCAACTGAGCGGCATCGCAGACCCGTTGAAAGCCCTGGCCCGCGAGTTGAGCGAGGACGTGCGGGTACTGTGTTTCGACGAGTTGTTCGTCAATGACATCGGCGATGCGATCATTCTCGGCCGGTTGTTCCAGGTGATGTTCGAACACGGCGTGGTGGTGGTCAGCACTTCCAATCAACCACCGGAACAGCTCTATGCCGACGGTTTCAACCGTGACCGCTTCCTGCCGGCCATTGCCGCCATCCAGAGCCACATGCGAGTGATGCCGGTCGACGGAGGTGAAGACCATCGCTTGCATCCGGGGGCCGGGTTTCAGCGTTACTGGGTGTCCACGCCCGGCCAGCCGAGTGCGCTGGAGCCAGTGTTCAGGCAGTTGACCGAAGGCCAAGCGGTGAGCCGTGCGCCGGTGAGCGTGGGTTACCGCTCCGTAGTGGCGGTGCAGAGCGGTGACACGGTGTTGTGGTGTCGCTATGCCGACTTGTGTGAACAGCCCTTTGCCGCGATGGACTTCATGGCGATATGCGACCGCTTCACGGCTATTCTGTTGAGCGAAGTGCCCAACCTCAGCGCGCACCAACGCCCCGGACGTATCGCCCGAGGCACTGAAGACAGCGCGGAGCGGGTGGTGGCAGGCGACCGTGAGTTGCCGCAGTTGTCGGTACACGACGACAGCGTGCGGCGGTTTATTGCGCTGGTCGACGAATGTTACGACCGCAAAGTGCCGCTGTACCTTGAAGCCCAGGTGCCGATGGAAGCGCTGTACACCGAGGGTTACCTGGAATTCCCGTTTCGCCGCACCCTTAGCCGCTTACGAGAAATGCAATTACAACGCTTTGCCGAGTCTTTCAGTCCGCAAGAGGTGTAA
- a CDS encoding DUF6124 family protein, translating into MFKATPNPPAPETDPVSPYASLDSKELHEAAHRALDHYLIQPSTKQLLADRRPGCIFVIAPDVDSETLLAHACETLASVNVMASDLAFELDGPRRNTTLAIQQMIALAELAVNRALDHLDPPDSQE; encoded by the coding sequence ATGTTCAAAGCAACCCCCAATCCCCCTGCCCCTGAAACCGACCCCGTTTCCCCCTACGCGTCCCTCGACTCCAAAGAACTCCACGAAGCCGCCCACCGCGCACTCGATCATTACCTGATACAACCCAGCACCAAGCAATTGCTGGCCGACCGCCGTCCCGGCTGCATTTTCGTCATTGCCCCGGACGTCGACAGCGAAACCCTGCTGGCCCACGCCTGCGAGACGCTGGCGTCGGTGAATGTGATGGCCAGCGATCTGGCGTTTGAACTCGACGGCCCCCGGCGCAACACCACCCTGGCGATTCAGCAAATGATTGCATTGGCTGAACTGGCGGTGAATCGCGCCTTGGATCACCTCGATCCGCCGGACTCCCAGGAGTAA
- a CDS encoding DinB family protein — protein sequence MQQPLSHHLLTMAYQNAWANHRLAKACAQLSLAEFVAPRVSFFPTIRATLNHILTCDWFYVDALERELRGEAPHPDCYVFFEKDEPFQTHAALKAEQAQVDQRLIAYCKLLQDADMGRIVTIARDNPQRDTRLRMLSHLFEHQLHHRGQVHAMLSGTSVEPPQLDEFFCAGEAGLRAQDFAELGWTEDQVWNP from the coding sequence ATGCAGCAGCCCTTGTCCCACCATCTACTGACCATGGCTTATCAGAACGCCTGGGCCAATCACCGGTTGGCCAAAGCGTGCGCGCAGTTGAGCCTGGCTGAGTTCGTGGCACCGAGGGTGAGTTTTTTCCCGACCATCAGGGCCACCCTGAACCACATCCTGACCTGTGACTGGTTCTACGTGGATGCGCTGGAGCGCGAGTTGCGCGGTGAAGCGCCCCATCCCGATTGCTATGTATTTTTCGAGAAAGACGAACCGTTTCAAACCCACGCCGCCCTGAAGGCTGAACAGGCGCAGGTGGACCAGCGTTTGATTGCGTACTGCAAGCTCCTGCAAGACGCAGACATGGGCCGCATCGTGACCATCGCCCGTGACAACCCGCAGCGCGACACGCGGTTGCGCATGCTGTCACACCTGTTTGAACACCAGCTCCATCATCGCGGCCAGGTGCACGCCATGCTCAGCGGCACCTCGGTCGAACCGCCGCAACTGGACGAATTCTTCTGCGCCGGAGAGGCCGGGTTACGGGCGCAGGACTTTGCTGAATTGGGGTGGACGGAAGATCAGGTGTGGAACCCGTGA
- a CDS encoding YafY family protein, translated as MSRTSRLLTLLQVLRGKSRPVTAAVLASELEISERTLYRDIAELTALGAPIYGEAGVGYVLRSGLFLPPLMLNADETEAIVLGLRYVDQRGDEVLSKAAADALAKIAAVLAPAAQDALRNPTVLAGSPCFGYPQNAVALHVFRLAIRGQEKLHIDYADVNQVPSQRLIWPLALGFFNEVRVIVAWCELRSAYRTFRTDRIAAANVQGERYPGRRSDLLRTWHTLMQLDEAGRFTPDKN; from the coding sequence GTGTCGCGGACTTCTCGATTGTTGACCTTGTTGCAAGTCTTGCGCGGTAAAAGTCGCCCGGTGACGGCGGCGGTGCTGGCCAGTGAACTGGAGATTTCCGAGCGCACGCTGTACCGCGACATCGCCGAGCTGACAGCGTTGGGCGCGCCGATTTATGGCGAGGCGGGGGTGGGTTACGTGCTGCGCAGCGGGTTGTTTCTGCCGCCCTTGATGCTCAATGCCGATGAAACCGAGGCCATCGTGCTGGGCTTGCGTTACGTCGACCAGCGTGGCGACGAAGTGTTGAGCAAAGCCGCCGCCGATGCGCTGGCCAAGATCGCCGCTGTGCTGGCGCCCGCCGCGCAGGACGCCTTGCGCAACCCGACCGTGCTGGCAGGGTCGCCCTGCTTTGGTTATCCGCAGAATGCCGTGGCGCTGCACGTGTTTCGGCTGGCCATTCGCGGTCAAGAGAAGCTGCACATCGACTACGCCGACGTGAATCAGGTCCCCAGCCAACGGCTGATCTGGCCACTGGCGCTGGGTTTTTTCAACGAGGTGCGGGTGATTGTTGCCTGGTGCGAATTACGCAGCGCTTATCGGACGTTTCGTACCGACCGGATCGCCGCCGCCAACGTGCAAGGCGAGCGTTATCCGGGGCGGCGCAGCGACTTGCTGCGGACGTGGCACACGTTGATGCAACTGGATGAAGCCGGGCGTTTCACTCCTGACAAGAACTGA
- a CDS encoding OprD family porin, which yields MNAKLIHHLTLIGSTSLLPMVAQAEFIKDSKASLDLKNYYFNRDYREGEGQSKRDEWAQGFLLNLQSGFTEGPLGFGLDALGMLGVKLDSSPDRSGSGLLSRDNEPEPGKPSYARRAHDSYSKLGLTAKARYAKSELRLGHLLPDLPLLQPNTSRVLPQTFEGGQLTSTDIQGLTLRGGQIDRVKQRESTNYEKMGLTSQSGAYKSSAKSDRFRFGGAEYQFTPTLTGSYHYAQLEDIYQQHFFGLKHSLPLGGGNLRTDIRYFSADDAGTGLAGKVDNRALSTRVMYAMAGHSIGGGYQEQFGETPFTYVDGTNTYLFTEYQLSNFSQAKERAWHARYDFDFASLGVPGLLFSTRYAKGDHAQVRKFVGEGREWERDIDLGYTIQSGPLKDVSARWRNGLSKSNYQRDTNENRLVLSYTVKLW from the coding sequence ATGAACGCAAAACTCATCCACCACCTGACGTTGATCGGCAGCACCAGCCTGCTGCCGATGGTCGCCCAAGCGGAATTCATCAAGGACAGCAAAGCCAGCCTCGACTTGAAAAACTACTACTTCAACCGTGATTACCGTGAAGGCGAAGGTCAGTCCAAGCGCGACGAGTGGGCACAAGGTTTTCTGCTGAACCTGCAATCGGGTTTCACCGAAGGCCCCTTGGGTTTTGGGCTGGACGCCCTCGGCATGCTCGGGGTGAAACTCGATTCGAGCCCCGATCGCTCCGGCAGCGGCCTGCTTTCGCGCGATAACGAGCCCGAACCGGGCAAACCCAGCTACGCCCGCCGCGCCCATGACAGCTATTCCAAACTCGGCCTGACCGCCAAGGCCCGCTACGCCAAAAGCGAATTGCGCCTGGGCCACTTGCTGCCGGATTTGCCGCTGCTGCAACCCAACACCAGCCGGGTGCTCCCGCAAACGTTCGAAGGTGGGCAACTGACCTCCACCGACATCCAGGGCCTGACCCTGCGCGGCGGGCAGATCGACCGGGTCAAACAACGTGAATCCACCAACTACGAAAAAATGGGCCTCACCAGCCAGAGTGGCGCATACAAGAGTTCGGCCAAAAGTGATCGGTTCCGGTTTGGCGGCGCTGAGTATCAGTTCACGCCGACCCTGACCGGCAGTTATCACTACGCTCAGCTTGAAGACATCTACCAGCAGCACTTCTTCGGCCTCAAGCACAGCCTGCCGCTGGGCGGCGGGAACCTGAGGACCGACATTCGTTACTTCAGCGCCGATGACGCGGGCACCGGGCTGGCCGGCAAGGTCGACAACCGGGCCTTGAGTACCCGCGTGATGTACGCGATGGCCGGACACTCCATTGGCGGCGGTTACCAGGAACAGTTTGGCGAGACACCGTTCACCTACGTCGACGGCACCAACACTTACCTGTTCACCGAGTACCAGTTGAGCAACTTCTCCCAGGCCAAGGAACGCGCCTGGCATGCCCGGTACGACTTTGATTTCGCCAGCCTCGGGGTTCCGGGCCTGCTGTTTTCAACGCGCTATGCCAAGGGCGATCACGCGCAAGTCCGTAAGTTTGTCGGTGAAGGTCGGGAATGGGAGCGCGACATCGATCTGGGCTACACCATCCAGAGCGGCCCGCTCAAAGACGTCAGCGCCCGCTGGCGTAACGGGTTGAGCAAAAGCAACTACCAGCGCGACACCAATGAAAACCGACTGGTCCTGAGTTACACCGTCAAGCTCTGGTAG
- a CDS encoding nuclear transport factor 2 family protein: MSNPAVSLAPAIAAYIAAANARDSSAVASFFAEDANVFDEGAHQVGTQAIAHWMEDTARRYQPRVEVLEVQQRTGKVLLNNLISGTFPGSPQALRYVFRLNEQGKIVRLDISL, encoded by the coding sequence ATGTCGAACCCAGCCGTTTCACTGGCCCCGGCCATCGCCGCTTACATTGCCGCCGCCAACGCGCGCGACAGCTCGGCGGTCGCCAGTTTCTTCGCCGAGGATGCCAACGTCTTCGATGAAGGCGCGCATCAGGTCGGCACCCAGGCCATCGCGCACTGGATGGAAGACACTGCCCGGCGCTATCAGCCACGGGTCGAAGTACTCGAGGTGCAGCAGCGCACCGGCAAAGTGCTGCTCAATAACCTGATCTCCGGGACGTTTCCCGGCAGCCCGCAGGCCTTGCGTTATGTGTTCCGCCTGAATGAGCAGGGCAAGATCGTGCGGCTGGATATTTCGCTGTAA